ttgtaaatgttggagagacagacagcaaggtttatacaaacctCCGCTGTTAAAAACAAAATGTTAGTCTAaatgaaatgtgagataatgtctagatgctttttatagtggagattaagtttataaattgcctggctgggctgatgagacagtcgATTgcgtaaataggcattttaaacgtcataGACTTTGCTGGTGGCAAATTGTTGAATAGACGCCAGCTAGAATgttgttttaaccaatcagcattcaggatttgACCCACCGTTGTATAAAATTATAATAACCCAACCGAAGCCGGGCGGGCGGGTTGTCTGCTTTGATGCCTCACTCAATTAGTACGTGTCTATTTTGGCGTTTTATCGCTGGCGCTGAAATCACACAAAATAATACAAACGTCAGTATTCACTTTTTTTCTAGCTCAATTGGAAGAGGTGCTAAGGGCTTTACCATACATGCTAAATTAGACCAATTCATCCACTTATGTTAACACCATATCGCTATCAACAAAGATGTGGACTATCCTGCTAGCATAGTCATTGCTCTGCCGGTCACGTCCTTTCCACCCGCCCACTTCTGGTGAGTTTTTAGCTTCATAGCAGTGATGCCCTAAGAACAAGACTAAGGATAACGCAGCTGAACATTGAGTCACCACTGCCCCCTGGTGGATAACAGTTGTACTTGCAAATTGAACAAAATTATACATAAACTACACCAAAGTAATGGTTTCCATTCTAGATTAGGCCGTAATTTCATAATTCTTATTGGTAGAGGTAAAGATGACATTTACCACCATTGCCCtcatgttttgttttatttaaatCCAGCAATCATACATTTCGGATGTTGAATTCCCTCTCCGTGGTACCCACTAACAAGTGGATAATCTATtctgattaaacatcatgattTGCTGTACAATTAATGATGACTACTGTAGGCTTCTTCACAGCTGTACCCGATTATCATCATGGGACAAAAATGTGATGCTCCGCTCTTTAAACAAATATTACATTGTAGTGAAGTTGCAGCAGCAAACCAAAAAGTGTACCCACTCCCCAAACACCTTATTGCCTTTCAGTTCTTTCTTTGACAAGAAGAGGACCTCTTCATGGACATCTCATTGGACAATTTAGAGCTCCACGAAAACATTAAGTTAGATGAATGATTAACCACAATGAAAACCTGAACATGAATGATGCTCTTGTCGTAACATTACTTATTCTCTGTCCTGTCTATTTGTTTGCTAAATGATTCCCTCACTGAAAATTGCATGTATTGTACAACCCCCAGCAACCCCACCAAAGGGATGCTGTCATTCGGTCTGTCCAGCTCAGTGTCTGTTGTGCCCAGTGGGTCGAGGTTCATCATGGCTTCTTCTTCTCTGCTAACTCCTCCATCTGCCTCttcctcatctccagcacctccATTAGCTTGGCATCATTCTTAGCACGCTCCTGAGCCCTCATCTCTGCTAGGTCCTCAAAGAATCGGTGTCTGTAGAAGGTATACAatgtaattacacacacacaaataaagtAGCACGCTATATATGCGCCTAATAATTTATTGGATAAAACAACCTTTCATCATCACAGAAGGCAGTGTGATGCCGAAACGCTGGTGGTtgacccaataaattactgggagcttATATAGTGTGAAACTTTTTTTTATAGCCTATAGTTTActcgccgttagtcagcacctctactaaCTTATTGTGTGTGCATTCATGCTTTTCACGAACACATTCATAGACGCCAACTGCCTTTAACGCCTATTGATTTCTTCCAGTGGGGACTTCTGTTAAGAGTCCCGACCCTCGGTCTGAACGTGAACATGCATTGCTTATGGTgaagttttggaaacataaggaaAGTATCTTTCATATCACCAAGAAATCATTTCAATTACTACACACCTTTTATGGCGTTTTGGTACTCCATTCATAGACACTAAGGGCCCAATTTCCGATTTAGGAAATTACACCTTTCTTGCGCACGCCTTTCCTATGTACTTCTCAGTAGTtagtattcagacttaccttgtGAAGTTGCGTAATgctgaataaatgtaattcagcagctgaaaaccctcccacttgctggccaatcgattttcttgtggagttttcattcaatagggttttcagtacatttattttAAGCCATCGCTTTAAATACGGTGTACCTTTTAATTAGAATTTTGATGACAGACTAGAAGACATCAAGAGAACCGGTTCAGAAaatagggatcaatgaaagaaatcCCTCTATGCATCTTCAGCTCCATTTTAACACCAACAGGTAGATTAAAAAACTCTGATTTTGTAGATTATTTAGGCAaatgttagggttaggaaagGTATATATGAATcattaaaaaaatacagtttgaGAGCCTTTAGGCACAATCAATATTGATGAATAAACAAATACAGTGGTTTGATTTATCCTGAAAGTTGTCATATTCAAGTTCAATCCATAAAATATTGGAAGGTGGTGGAAAAAAAAGGTGTACAATGGGGGTTGAacaatagtcctataaatctaccccaATTCTCACTAATTATGGAACTGTATGACAATGGTCGTTGTGAACAGTGCACTAAATTCCAGGTTTAACCTGCTATGTGTGGTCTGAGTTCCATAACAATTCAAATAGGCTACAGGTCCCAAACTATTGCACAACGTTAGCCTAATCTGATCGATCCACTAATGCTAGCGACCCTCAGGAACAAtttacacagacgtgacagaggcaAGAAAGGTAAACGGAAAGGAATGATGCAAAAATGTAAGCTACAAATTgaaaactaacactaaagtgcaCATAATAACGGCACAGCTATTTATTGCCTGTGTTACTGTGGAAAGGGGGCTGCAATTCATGTCATGTTGATATTATTTTCAGTTTGCTTCCATGTGGCTTGTTTCACATTCGTCTCCAGGATCATATGGAAAAAATAATCTAAAACCATTGCTATGTGTATTTACAATCGCCTTTTCCAAACTGATTACTGATTTACTTAGCTCTTATCAATAGAGCCAATcttattgataaaaaaaattacagtgcatggagaatgctgttgtttttttctttcggaaaaaaagaaagtcgatgctttttccacttggaaTCGGCAGGTTCGCTCAACGTTATTCATGTTTCCTCACGCGTAAAGGTGATGGAATTAAGTAAAGGtcagaatatgttttttttttttttcatttaactaggcaagtcagttaagaacaaattattatttacaatgattaagaacaaattattatttacaatgacggcctacaccatccaaacccggacgacactgggtctgtagtgacggccTCAAGcactgacatacagtgccttagaccgctgagacaCTCCGGagccctaaatcaaatcaaatgtatttatgtagcccttcgtacatcagctgatatctcaaagtgctgtacagaaacccagcctaaaaccccaaacagcaagcaatgcaggtgtagaagcacggtggctaggaaaaactccctagaaaggccaaaacctaggaagaaacctagagaggaaccaggctatgtggggtggccagtcctcttctggctgtgccgggtggagattataacagaacatggccaagatgttcaaatgttcataaatgaccagcatggtcgaataataataaggcagaacagttgaaactggagcagcagcacggtcaggtggactggggacagcaaggagtcatcatgtcaggtagtcctggggcatggtcctagggctcaggtcagtaaATCCGTAGATACCACCACACCTTCATTTCTTAGATCTCCACCCCAAACAAATAGCAGGTAAAcagcatgctattctcatgcttaagttaAAGGTCTGAATACGCATAGAGAGAAGTGCATAAAAGGGAAAAACTTTCCATTTATGCATGCTTAACTCGGCTCAGAATCGAGGCCTAACTGCTTTAGCGCCTATTGACAATAGTATTTTCTTTGTGGGGTGGGGTTGTTAACAGCCCTGATGCTCAGTCGGAAAGTTTACACGCATCGCTTACTGTACTGTTTTGGAAACATAAGAACTCTCTTTCATATCAGCAATAAATTATTTTGAAAAAAATGTAAAGGTTAAATTGATGTACACCTTGACAgggccatatctccatgttacggTGCTTGTTTAAGGAAGATGAGGGGtgtgtgctaattagctatctagcatgtAGCGGAAGTGTAGTTTCGTCAAATGTAGGCATCCCTAACTGTATGGATCTGTAAAAAACTGCTACAGTGAGTATTTTTTTTCTCGCTGATGAAAGATAAGGCCATATGTTTCAAAAGCCATATTGCAAGCGGTGATCATTGTGTTTGTAAACGTTAAAACACAGTGTCAGAATTGTAGTTCACACGAGGTAGTCGTTGGCGACGCGAATGGCTGAGAACTGTAGGGATAAGGCAGAATGTCGCCTAGAAATTGAAAGCTGAGGTAGGGTTCCCAAACGGTCGTATTTCCATGTTACAGAGCTTGTTTATAAAAACACAGATCGAAGACATAGGTCTACCTGTGCTAATTGGCCATcaacacctgtgtgtaaacggAAGGACACCAATACTTCtgttcacaggaggttggtggcaccttaattggggagaaggggcttggggtaatgactggagtggaatggtatcaaacacatggtttccaggtgtttaccattccatttgctccgttcctgccattattatgagccgttctcccctcagcagcctccactgcctgtttttgttttttcacctttatttaaccaggtaggccagttgagaacaagttcttatttacaactgcgacctggccaagataaagcaaagcagtgcgacacaagcaacaacacagagttacacatggaataaacaaacgtacagtcaataacacaatagaaaaaaatctatatacagtgtgtgcaaatgaggtaagattagggatgtaaggcaataaataggccgcagcggcgaagtaattacaattgagcaattaacactggagtgataggtgtgcagaagatgaatgtgcaagtcgagatactggggtgcaaaggagcaaaaaataaataatatgaggatgaggtagttggatgggctatttacagatgggctatgtacaggtgcaatgatctgtgagctgcttgaAGTTAGTTAGGGAGATAtgcgtctccagcttcagtgatttttgttgTATACCTTTTCTATGCATATACTATCCATAATGGGTTTTCACAACCTCATACCTTTATATTACCGGACTCTGGACATTGCTCGTtgaaataattctctctctcttaattccTTTTACCTTTTTTGGAATTgcgtgtattgttaggtattactgcactgttggagctaggaatataagcatttcgctacacccacaataacattgcaaaatatgtgtatgtgaccaataaaatgtaattGATTTGACAAACGTGTTGTCACTGAACAATACTGTCGGCTGAAACTGTGTTTAAATCGGTaaaaaacctctacaggattggtGTCCCCCCAGCGGgaaggttgagctaacgtgcactaatgtgattagcatgaggttgtaaataacaagaacatttcccaggacatagacgtatctgatatgggcagaaaacttaaattattgttaatctgtccaatttacagtagctattacagtgaaagaataccatgctattattTGAGGAGAGCGCGCAATTATGAACTTAAATGTTTTAAactaattaggcacatttgggcagacatgatacaacattttgaacagaaatgcaatggttcattggaccagtctaaaacgttgcacatacactgctgctacatagtggccaaaatctaaattgcgccttaACTGGAATAATACTTTggactttctcttgcatttcagaTGATGGAAAAAAaaccatgtttttttgtttgtattatctttaaccagatctaatgtgctattctcctacattaatttcacatttccacaaacttcaaagtgttttctttcaaatggtatcaagaatatgtatatccttgcttcaggtcctgagctacaggaggttagatttggggatgtcgttttaggcgaaaattgaaaaagaGTCCAATCTTTAGTAACTATATTTTGCATTCATGAATTTTTTTCGTGTGATTTCAAAGTAGAGGGCTTTATGTTTCTGTAATCATACCACAATTGAGAATCAATTCGCGTTAATTAGGATTCACGTTGAGGCGACTTggctcctctaaacagaacatgtaATGTCCTTGGACTATAAGGCTCCTTTAGTCCATTATTGGGCTAGCGTTTCACTAGATTATTATTACACACTCACTATTGGCAGTCAAACTGACATTGGCAGTACACCATTAAGCACTAGATAGGGGTCCAAAGACATGTTCAACCACCTCTAACAACAAATGGGCAGTCAGTCATAAGTAAATTAAATTGTGTCATTGAATTACGTTTTTAGGATGAATTCAGGGTtgacattaatgtagtatttcCCTGCAAATAGGACAACACAGACAGGCTACTAAGTGAAGAGCAATTATAGACCGTCTATAGTTAATGGGTCATTGATTGCCCTTTACCAGACAGAATACAGTTACATAGCTAGCTAGAAACATTAATGAAAGGGGATCACCTGTTGAAGAAAGCAGTGGCCAGTCCCACGATTAATGTTCCAAATAAAATTGGTTTTGTAAGGCGCTTTATGGCAGACAGTTGATGTTGCTTCATGGTAGacaaccaccaccactagactTGTCCGAAATTTTGCAAAATTAGTAACTGTTGTCCGTCCAAATATTCTTATTTCACTAGTATCTTGCAACAACTGTACCGTGACCTCCCCAAGAACGCAAAAGATGCACGTACAACGACTTCCGCCGGATCACCCCTCCCTTCATTACGAAACACGTTTAGTAGGAACCATTTAGTAGGAACCAACTACATTAAGGACCGTGTCCCGTTGGAGAAACAATTCGAGGACGGACCAATGCTTCCCAAACATCCGGCAACAACACTGGTATTAAAATGTGAAGATTATTACTTTATTTATATTGAGTGAACgttcgtcattgtaaatatatcAATCGATATTTTATTCATAGTAACTGTGACGAAGTGAACACATGTCGGGAAAAGGACATTCTGCGACGGGATCTGATCGGTTTGAATACCTGCAGACGCTTGTCACTGAGTTTCAGGACACTGACAGTGATGGTACGTTGCTAGCTAATGCAGTAGAGTAGGCTATATCATGGTTAATATAATATGTAGACATTGGTGTAGCTAATGTTTTAGAATGCAGAAGCCATGGTAATGATTTGGTGGATGATAGACCTCCTGTTTGATTATATTCTAGCTAAATcttactacaccatatataactAATTGAGTCTTTATTTGACCATGTGGTTGGCATTAGCTAACATTACTATCGAATTGTCCATTTCTTCTAGAGGCGAAAGAGCAAGTGCTGGCCAACTTGGCCAACTTCGCCTATGATCCTAGGAACCTGGAGGACCTGAGAACCCTTCAGGTTACTGATCTCTTCTTGGACATGCTCACAGAGGAAAATGAGAACTTTGTGGAGTTTGGGATAGGTGAGTATGGCACAAGGGACACTAGTTGTGAAATACATAAGATCATGTATAAATGATACATAACTTAAATTCAGATGTTCAAAAGGAGAATCTCTCCATCATGGAGTGCTTCTGTGCATTCCCAGGGGGTCTATGTAACCTGAGTATGGATCGGGAATGCCGTGACCAGATCCTGCAGAGCGAAGCAATCCCCTTGGTTACGGGATGCCTGTCCAGCCGCCGGGAGGAGACGGTGCTATCTGCCATCACCACACTCATGAATCTCACCACCGCTGCATCACGCACCCAAACCACCGACACCGCAGTGCTACAGTGCATGCTGCGTTTTTCCATCTCCCAGAGCCCACGCCTGCATAACCTGgcctctgtgttcctccaggacTGCTGCACTGAGGAGCAGGTGGCCAGGGCAGAGGCACAGATGCAGGGACACCATCCTACAGCACTGGGGATCCCCTTGCCTAAGGACTAGGCTAGTCTGGAGACATGATCGCTAGATCTGATGtctgatctctgagaaattaacaGAGAATCacatacaccgagtgtacaaaacattaagaacacctgctctttccatggcatagactgaccaggtgtaagctatgatcccttattgatgtcacttgttaagtccacttcagtcagtgtagatgaagggaaggagacgggttaaataattatttttaatccttgagacaattgagacatggattgtgtgccattgagggtgaatgggcaaggcaaaatatttaagtggcTTTGAATGAGTTATGGTAATAGAttccaggtgcactggtttgtgtcaagaacggcaACGCTGATCGATTTTCACACTCAaccgtttcctgtgtgtatcaagaatggtccaccacccaaaggatatccagccaacttgacaactgtgggaagaatttgagtcaacatgggccagcatccctgtggaaagcttgacaccttgtagagttcatgccctgacgaattgaggctgttctgagggaaaaacaCCTTcctaactcaatattaggaaggtgttctttgTGCACTcctacacagtgtacaaaacactgACTCGCGATGGAGGACTTTGTAACAAACATACTTTCCAATTTAAAATTGCTTTACACTTCAGTACCACATGAGACAACACCACTGCTATGCTTTGCCGTTGAAAGCTGTGATGTTAACTCGCTCGGTTGCTCTTAGCTATTGACAGTATGGACTTAAGACTCAGTTGACTCTGTCGACTCACTTCATCCCAGTTAGTTATTGCCGATTTAGAGATGACATAAGCTCTTATGTCCCCTTTGACTGAAGTTACTCAGCACATTAAAAGGGATTGGCAAGAGAAAGTCACTGCAAAGATTCACTGATCTCCAAATCCCTCTGGAACGTGTGGGTTCTCTCCATCACAGATGCTGCAGCGTCACAAGGATGGAATCTGGTTTGGTCTGGTGGGCCACATTCCAGCTTTGGTGGAGAAAAACGTGGTGTTGGGCCGGTCATTCACATTCCAGAGGATCAGTTGCATGGCTAATCTTGAGTTGGAATACATT
This window of the Oncorhynchus clarkii lewisi isolate Uvic-CL-2024 chromosome 16, UVic_Ocla_1.0, whole genome shotgun sequence genome carries:
- the LOC139368086 gene encoding armadillo repeat-containing protein 7, encoding MSGKGHSATGSDRFEYLQTLVTEFQDTDSDEAKEQVLANLANFAYDPRNLEDLRTLQVTDLFLDMLTEENENFVEFGIGGLCNLSMDRECRDQILQSEAIPLVTGCLSSRREETVLSAITTLMNLTTAASRTQTTDTAVLQCMLRFSISQSPRLHNLASVFLQDCCTEEQVARAEAQMQGHHPTALGIPLPKD